CTACGCTACCGAATACACCTGATAAAGCTGCAACTCCATCTTGAACACGCGCCCACAGACCTTGATCTGCATCTTTTCCGGTGAGTTCACGTACACCGATAACTTCAATAACGCCTTTGAGTTGTTCTTGGTGAGCGCGGTTTTCAAAGTTAACGGTGTTTAAAGGCCCAATTGCCAATTCGATATCAGCACCAACTTTTTGAGCGCACTTGTGAACTAAAATCCCTGCCATTGCTTGCTTATGCTTGAGCAATTCGTGTTGAGAAATCTTTTGATAAAGAGAAAGTTCAGAACCAGACATTAATTTCTGAGTCTGCTCAATCATTTGTTTGCTGCTTTGGCGGGGTTCTGCTGGGATACCGTACTGTACAATTACAGTTTCTAAAACGCCCAGGTTTTTGCGATCGTCTTCGAGCATATTTTGAATGCGATCGCGAATTTCTTGATCAGAAATAGCAGAAATAAGCTTTTCTTCGTTGGAAATTAGCAATTGTTGTAGAGCTTTCATATCTGCTAATTCCATACCAATAGCCTGACGCTTGGTATCATCTAAAGTTTGAACCATATCAAATGTTCCTCTCAAACAAAATATTAAATTCTTTTATTATCATCGCTTTTCAAAACTTTACAATCATCTTTCTTTTGAAGGATAAAAACTTAATTTTTAGTTAACAGTAGAAGGATATATTATAAACAAAAGATGTAGCTTCCTTAGTAACGAGGGCAGAGTAGATCTGATATTAGTTTTGTTTAACTTTGATTGTCATCAGCTAAGTTAAAAAATATTCATCTGAAAATGCTTCTACAACTTTAGTTGTAGAAGCATTAAATAACTAACTATAAGTTATGGCTGTCAGCCACTAATAACTACTTGCTAGCAGCCGCCATTTGGTCTTGTAACTTGCTTTTAACTGATTTGAACTCAGTAGCCATTTG
This genomic stretch from Oculatellaceae cyanobacterium harbors:
- a CDS encoding hemerythrin domain-containing protein, which encodes MVQTLDDTKRQAIGMELADMKALQQLLISNEEKLISAISDQEIRDRIQNMLEDDRKNLGVLETVIVQYGIPAEPRQSSKQMIEQTQKLMSGSELSLYQKISQHELLKHKQAMAGILVHKCAQKVGADIELAIGPLNTVNFENRAHQEQLKGVIEVIGVRELTGKDADQGLWARVQDGVAALSGVFGSVVTHNSDKQDMNIQTLIRLDHNKTNTIFTEIGATNDPQKLQEYFGQLYKDLIAHAEAEEQIVYPRVRSFYGDDNTQELFDEQGEMKRMLEEIKATSPSAPEFKDKIKQLMDAVGDHIRQEESTMFAAIDNNCSDEQKEQMATEFKAAKSKIQQQLAASAK